In the Hemitrygon akajei chromosome 7, sHemAka1.3, whole genome shotgun sequence genome, one interval contains:
- the eif2b1 gene encoding translation initiation factor eIF2B subunit alpha isoform X3, whose translation MRWSRRIGTMEEEELVDYFKTQMKENEDVASAVAAIRTLLEFLKRDRGETIQGLRENLKEAIKILCSVDSSVAVSSGGELFLRFISLTSLEHPDYSICKKTMIDRGELYLEKISVSRDKIANLCSAFINDGAKILTHSSSRVVLRVLEKAAKAKKRFSVYITESQPDSSGLKSAERLRKLNIPVTVLLDASVGYIMEKVDLLLVGAEGVVESGGIINKIGTYQMAVCGKSHNKPFYVVAESFKFVRLYPLNQQDVPDRFKYTAEILKSAKNLAEEHPTVDYTPPSFITLLFTDLGVLTPSAVSDELIKLYL comes from the exons ATGCGGTGGTCACGGAGGATCGGCACGATGGAGGAGGAGG AGCTTGTGGACTATTTCAAAACGCAAATGAAGGAGAATGAAGATGTCGCTTCTGCAGTTGCCGCAATTCGTACCTTGCTGGAGTTCTTGAAGAGAGATAGAG GTGAGACCATTCAAGGGCTGAGAGAGAACCTGAAGGAAGCCATTAAAATCCTGTGCAGTGTAGACTCGTCAGTGGCAGTGTCTTCAGGTGGCGAACTCTTCCTCCGCTTCATCAGTCTTACATCGCTGGAACACCCG GATTACTCAATATGCAAAAAGACGATGATAGACAGAGGGGAGCTTTACTTGGAAAAAATTTCAGTTTCAAGGGATAAGATTGCAAACCTCTGTTCTGCCTTTATAAACGATGGCGCA AAAATCTTGACCCACTCTTCCTCACGGGTGGTCCTGCGAGTGCTGGAGAAAGCGGCCAAGGCCAAGAAACGCTTCAGTGTCTACATCACAGAATCACAACCTGATTCTTCAGG ACTGAAAAGTGCAGAAAGACTGAGGAAGCTGAACATTCCAGTGACTGTGCTCTTAGATGCTTCAGTTGG GTACATTATGGAGAAAGTGGATCTGCTGCTGGTCGGAGCCGAGGGAGTGGTAGAAAGTGGCGGAATTATTAACAAG aTTGGAACATACCAAATGGCAGTATGTGGAAAATCACACAACAAACCCTTCTATGTGGTGGCTGAGAGTTTCAAATTCGTCCGGCTTTACCCCCTCAATCAGCAAGATGTTCCCGATCGCTTTAAG tACACAGCAGAGATATTAAAATCGGCAAAGAAccttgcagaagagcatcccacAGTGGACTACACCCCGCCATCGTTCATTACCCTTTTGTTCACCGATCTGGGTGTTCTCACACCTTCAGCTGTTAGTGATGAACTAATTAAACTATATTTGTAA
- the eif2b1 gene encoding translation initiation factor eIF2B subunit alpha isoform X2, whose translation MEEEGGCYSRRGWYLGSREMMGRPGGGTRPLHPELVDYFKTQMKENEDVASAVAAIRTLLEFLKRDRGETIQGLRENLKEAIKILCSVDSSVAVSSGGELFLRFISLTSLEHPDYSICKKTMIDRGELYLEKISVSRDKIANLCSAFINDGAKILTHSSSRVVLRVLEKAAKAKKRFSVYITESQPDSSGLKSAERLRKLNIPVTVLLDASVGYIMEKVDLLLVGAEGVVESGGIINKIGTYQMAVCGKSHNKPFYVVAESFKFVRLYPLNQQDVPDRFKYTAEILKSAKNLAEEHPTVDYTPPSFITLLFTDLGVLTPSAVSDELIKLYL comes from the exons ATGGAGGAGGAGGGTGGGTGTTATTCACGGAGGGGCTGGTATTTGGGTTCCCGGGAGATGATGGGCCGGCCGGGAGGGGGAACCAGGCCGTTACACCCCG AGCTTGTGGACTATTTCAAAACGCAAATGAAGGAGAATGAAGATGTCGCTTCTGCAGTTGCCGCAATTCGTACCTTGCTGGAGTTCTTGAAGAGAGATAGAG GTGAGACCATTCAAGGGCTGAGAGAGAACCTGAAGGAAGCCATTAAAATCCTGTGCAGTGTAGACTCGTCAGTGGCAGTGTCTTCAGGTGGCGAACTCTTCCTCCGCTTCATCAGTCTTACATCGCTGGAACACCCG GATTACTCAATATGCAAAAAGACGATGATAGACAGAGGGGAGCTTTACTTGGAAAAAATTTCAGTTTCAAGGGATAAGATTGCAAACCTCTGTTCTGCCTTTATAAACGATGGCGCA AAAATCTTGACCCACTCTTCCTCACGGGTGGTCCTGCGAGTGCTGGAGAAAGCGGCCAAGGCCAAGAAACGCTTCAGTGTCTACATCACAGAATCACAACCTGATTCTTCAGG ACTGAAAAGTGCAGAAAGACTGAGGAAGCTGAACATTCCAGTGACTGTGCTCTTAGATGCTTCAGTTGG GTACATTATGGAGAAAGTGGATCTGCTGCTGGTCGGAGCCGAGGGAGTGGTAGAAAGTGGCGGAATTATTAACAAG aTTGGAACATACCAAATGGCAGTATGTGGAAAATCACACAACAAACCCTTCTATGTGGTGGCTGAGAGTTTCAAATTCGTCCGGCTTTACCCCCTCAATCAGCAAGATGTTCCCGATCGCTTTAAG tACACAGCAGAGATATTAAAATCGGCAAAGAAccttgcagaagagcatcccacAGTGGACTACACCCCGCCATCGTTCATTACCCTTTTGTTCACCGATCTGGGTGTTCTCACACCTTCAGCTGTTAGTGATGAACTAATTAAACTATATTTGTAA
- the eif2b1 gene encoding translation initiation factor eIF2B subunit alpha isoform X1, which translates to MEEEGGCYSRRGWYLGSREMMGRPGGGTRPLHPELVDYFKTQMKENEDVASAVAAIRTLLEFLKRDRGKRNLRIRFNITGMCQEVSCLCSSSTMQYNNTEKRNVNYSETIQGLRENLKEAIKILCSVDSSVAVSSGGELFLRFISLTSLEHPDYSICKKTMIDRGELYLEKISVSRDKIANLCSAFINDGAKILTHSSSRVVLRVLEKAAKAKKRFSVYITESQPDSSGLKSAERLRKLNIPVTVLLDASVGYIMEKVDLLLVGAEGVVESGGIINKIGTYQMAVCGKSHNKPFYVVAESFKFVRLYPLNQQDVPDRFKYTAEILKSAKNLAEEHPTVDYTPPSFITLLFTDLGVLTPSAVSDELIKLYL; encoded by the exons ATGGAGGAGGAGGGTGGGTGTTATTCACGGAGGGGCTGGTATTTGGGTTCCCGGGAGATGATGGGCCGGCCGGGAGGGGGAACCAGGCCGTTACACCCCG AGCTTGTGGACTATTTCAAAACGCAAATGAAGGAGAATGAAGATGTCGCTTCTGCAGTTGCCGCAATTCGTACCTTGCTGGAGTTCTTGAAGAGAGATAGAGGTAAAAgaaatctcagaatcaggtttaatatcaccggcatgtgtcaagAAGTcagttgtctttgcagcagcagtacaatgcaatataataatacagaaaaaagaaatgtgaattaca GTGAGACCATTCAAGGGCTGAGAGAGAACCTGAAGGAAGCCATTAAAATCCTGTGCAGTGTAGACTCGTCAGTGGCAGTGTCTTCAGGTGGCGAACTCTTCCTCCGCTTCATCAGTCTTACATCGCTGGAACACCCG GATTACTCAATATGCAAAAAGACGATGATAGACAGAGGGGAGCTTTACTTGGAAAAAATTTCAGTTTCAAGGGATAAGATTGCAAACCTCTGTTCTGCCTTTATAAACGATGGCGCA AAAATCTTGACCCACTCTTCCTCACGGGTGGTCCTGCGAGTGCTGGAGAAAGCGGCCAAGGCCAAGAAACGCTTCAGTGTCTACATCACAGAATCACAACCTGATTCTTCAGG ACTGAAAAGTGCAGAAAGACTGAGGAAGCTGAACATTCCAGTGACTGTGCTCTTAGATGCTTCAGTTGG GTACATTATGGAGAAAGTGGATCTGCTGCTGGTCGGAGCCGAGGGAGTGGTAGAAAGTGGCGGAATTATTAACAAG aTTGGAACATACCAAATGGCAGTATGTGGAAAATCACACAACAAACCCTTCTATGTGGTGGCTGAGAGTTTCAAATTCGTCCGGCTTTACCCCCTCAATCAGCAAGATGTTCCCGATCGCTTTAAG tACACAGCAGAGATATTAAAATCGGCAAAGAAccttgcagaagagcatcccacAGTGGACTACACCCCGCCATCGTTCATTACCCTTTTGTTCACCGATCTGGGTGTTCTCACACCTTCAGCTGTTAGTGATGAACTAATTAAACTATATTTGTAA